The DNA sequence GGAGGCGCCGACGTCATCCTGTTGCCCGAGATCCCCTACGACCCGGAGGCGATCGCAGAGGCCATCAAGGCCCGTCGGGCCGGAGGCAGCACGTTCAGCATCGTCGCGGTCTCCGAGGGCGCCAGGTCGCAAGAGGACGCCCGAGCGATCGAGGCCGCCGAGCTGCGCTGTGAGACGGCGGAGGGGACCGACCTCGAGGTGGCGTCCAAGGAGCTGGCCGACCTAGTCGCCGCCCAACAGGAGAACACACCTCGCCTGTCGCGCCGGCTCGAGGAGCTGACGGGACTCGAGGCGAGGGTGACCATCCTGGGACACGTGCAGCGCGGCGGAACCCCTTCCCCTGCCGACAGAGTCCTTGCGACCCGGATGGGGACGTCGGCCGCCAACCTCGCCGCCGAGGGCGCCCACGGCGTCATGGTGGCGCTGCGCAACGACGAGATCGTCGCCGTCCCGCTGTCGGAGGTGGCCGGGAGGCGCAGCACGGTGCCGCCCGACCATGCCTGGATCAAGACCGCCAACGACCTCGGGCTCTGCCTCGGCACATAGACGGCTCACTGGAGACGCCCGGCAGTGCACAGGTCCCGGGGTCGGCCGAGCTCACCACCGGAGGGCCGCCACGAGTGGCCCACCGTGCTCCTCGGCATAGCCGACACCGACGAGCGTGAGTCCGTGAGGCGGCGCCACTCCTCTCGCCGCCCCTCGATCCCTTGCCGAGAGCATCCCGGCGACGTCCGCGGGCGCCACCTTCCCCCTCCCGACGTCGACGCAGATGGCGACCATCGACCGAACCATCTGGTGACAGAACGAGCCTGCCGCGACGTGGTACCGCAGCCTGGAAGGTGCGGTTCGGGTCCATTCCGCTTCCGCGACCCGGCGCACGCTGCTCCGCCCGTCCGCCTTGCGACACAGGGACGCGAAGTCGTGCTCTCCGAGAAAGGCTCCGGCCGCCGAGTTCATGGCAGCCTCGTCGAGATCGTGGTCGATCTGCCACGAGAAATGAGCCGTGAACGGATCCGGGGGCCCGCCGTCGACGATGAGGTAGTCGTACGAGCGCCACGTCGCATCGAATCGTGCCGAGAACGGCGCGCTCAGCATCGCCAGGCTCGTGACGGCGATGTGGGGAGCCAACTGGCGGTTGAGCGAGCGCACGACCAATTGCCCGTCGAGCTCGACGTCCGTGGCGAATCCGACCACCTGGGCCGAGGCGTGCACTCCGGCGTCGGTCCTGCCGGCGACCGACGTCTCGACCTCGCCGGTGTGGCGGAAGAGCGCTTCCTCGAGGGCGCCCTGAACGGTGGGTACACCCGGCTGCGTGGCGTAGCCCCGGAACGGGGTCCCGTCGTAGGCCAGGTCGAGGCGATATGACCTCAGAGCGGCAAACCAGCGAAGAGCCCACGGAAGATCGCCGTGATGGCCAGGTAACCGGCTACGGCGCCGATCACCGTGAGCCACGCCTTGTCGTTCGGGAGATCGGCCGTGTGGTGGATACCGGCGGCGCAGATCGCCAGGAACCAGACGGCTGCGACGAGGAAGGCGAGGAGGGAGCTCACGAAGTAGGCCGCCGCGATCTGGACGAGCTGGGTCGGATAGGCGAACCCGGAGATGCGCATGGTCGCCGCGAACGTCGTTCCTCCCTCGAACACGTAGCGCCCGATGACGTGGCTGAGGCCCGAGAACCACAACCAGAAGATGACCCCGCCGAGGATCGTGCCGAAGAGTGCCTCGAGCCAGCCCAGAGAGACGCCGATGGCGCCGACGCCGCTGAATCCGAGAAAGAGGAGCACCCTCGTACCGACGACGAGGAGCAACGCATCTCCGGTTGCCCTGTCGTTGAAATCCATCCAGACGAAGGCGTCGCGCCTCAGTCGAACCGCCTGGAAGAGGCGGGGCCAAACCTCCTGCATCCGGCGATGCTAGGGGCGCGCGCGCCGGGTCGCAGACTCACGCCGCACCGGCCCTCCGGACGCCCAGCCACGCCATGTCTGCCTGCGAGGGTCAGCCTGCGAGACGTCGAAGCTTGCCCACCGCCCGGCGTACGGCGGCGTCCTCGGTCAGCTCGGCGACCTGGGTCACGGGCTGCCAACGGGCATCGTGCGACTCGGCAGGGTCGTGTTGCAGCGTCTCGTCGCCCGCGGCGACGAAGGCGAAGCTCAGGTTGAGGTGCCGGTGGTGAGGCTCGGCCCGATGGGATGGGATGGGATGCGAGTCGACGTCGAGCAGCCCTTCGCCGAGCCGGACGACCGATGCCAGCCCCGTTTCCTCACGCAGCTCGCGCAGGCCGGCGGCGACGACCGAGGGGTCATCCGGATCGACGTGGCCGCCGGGCTCGAGCCACGTCCCGATGCGGCGGTGATGCACGAGGGCGACGCTCGAGCGATCACGGGAGAGCACGTAGCAGCCCACGGTGAAATGACCCGGTTCGTAGCGATACTTCGAGAATGGGTCGCCGGGCCCCGAGATCAGGTCGAGCATCTCGGCGTGGGCTCGCTGCTCGGCGGCTGATGGGGCGTACGCCTCGAGGAGGCCGAGCAACTCGAATCGCCGTGATATGGGAGGGCGCCCGGATGCTGCCACGAGCCCGCCCCTCAGACTCTCGGCATGCCTATACGAACTCGATGAGCGCCATCTCGGCACCGTCGCCCCTGCGAGGACCGACTTTCACGATGCGGGTGTAGCCACCCGGCCTGGTCTCGTAGCGGGGAGCCACGTCGTCGAACAGCTTCGTGACCGCCTCGACGTCGGTGATGTCCCTGAGCACCAGGCGGCGAGAGTGGAGGTCGCCGCGCCGTGCCTTCGTGACGATCTTCTCGACATACGGGCGCAGCAGCTTCGCCTTGGCGACCGTCGTCGTGATGCGCTCCTCGAAGATCAGCGAGGTTGCCAGATTGGCGAGGATCTTGTCCTGGTGGCCTGGGCTCCCACCGAGCCGCGGTCCCTTCTTCGGCTTCGGCATCACTCGACTCCGATGGGATCCGTA is a window from the Acidimicrobiia bacterium genome containing:
- the truA gene encoding tRNA pseudouridine(38-40) synthase TruA, translated to MAHGDRRRSRLPGHHGDLPWALRWFAALRSYRLDLAYDGTPFRGYATQPGVPTVQGALEEALFRHTGEVETSVAGRTDAGVHASAQVVGFATDVELDGQLVVRSLNRQLAPHIAVTSLAMLSAPFSARFDATWRSYDYLIVDGGPPDPFTAHFSWQIDHDLDEAAMNSAAGAFLGEHDFASLCRKADGRSSVRRVAEAEWTRTAPSRLRYHVAAGSFCHQMVRSMVAICVDVGRGKVAPADVAGMLSARDRGAARGVAPPHGLTLVGVGYAEEHGGPLVAALRW
- a CDS encoding YIP1 family protein, with translation MQEVWPRLFQAVRLRRDAFVWMDFNDRATGDALLLVVGTRVLLFLGFSGVGAIGVSLGWLEALFGTILGGVIFWLWFSGLSHVIGRYVFEGGTTFAATMRISGFAYPTQLVQIAAAYFVSSLLAFLVAAVWFLAICAAGIHHTADLPNDKAWLTVIGAVAGYLAITAIFRGLFAGLPL
- a CDS encoding NUDIX hydrolase — encoded protein: MAASGRPPISRRFELLGLLEAYAPSAAEQRAHAEMLDLISGPGDPFSKYRYEPGHFTVGCYVLSRDRSSVALVHHRRIGTWLEPGGHVDPDDPSVVAAGLRELREETGLASVVRLGEGLLDVDSHPIPSHRAEPHHRHLNLSFAFVAAGDETLQHDPAESHDARWQPVTQVAELTEDAAVRRAVGKLRRLAG